A section of the Shimia isoporae genome encodes:
- a CDS encoding DUF6478 family protein: MARTGGLIERIYQWGQSRYWARIARKAEQTELPALRSHRRRARTLRQHLDTLISVSESRLALPIIGSNAFPKPHGTDWSWRPALWREPIAVKGRAAVENKEMLGGEVTLFHDCRISELTLRQLRNTREKDLAPFGLRMDVFRFDGSFLSLVVDMPSAGVEGLLRNHVIRMDTIVEMEKPLEIFARLNIRHGPNTEQIVRELPLQEEEIRVEFDLAYSNLNEKRVEKMWIDLIFEGPEMNQVILRDLTFSRRPRAEF, translated from the coding sequence ATGGCGCGTACAGGCGGTTTGATCGAACGCATCTATCAGTGGGGCCAATCCCGCTATTGGGCACGCATCGCCCGCAAAGCCGAGCAAACCGAGCTCCCGGCTCTGCGCTCGCACCGTCGCCGAGCCCGCACACTGCGCCAACATCTCGACACACTGATCTCGGTTTCCGAAAGCCGTCTTGCCCTCCCGATTATTGGTTCCAACGCTTTTCCCAAACCTCACGGTACCGACTGGTCGTGGCGCCCCGCTCTCTGGCGCGAGCCCATTGCGGTCAAAGGTCGGGCGGCTGTTGAGAACAAGGAAATGCTTGGCGGCGAAGTCACGCTCTTTCATGATTGCCGCATCTCGGAACTGACCCTTCGCCAGCTGCGCAACACCCGCGAAAAGGATCTCGCGCCATTCGGTTTGCGAATGGACGTTTTTCGCTTTGACGGATCTTTCTTGTCTCTGGTTGTGGACATGCCCTCTGCAGGGGTAGAAGGCCTTCTTCGCAACCATGTGATCCGCATGGACACGATTGTTGAAATGGAAAAGCCGCTCGAGATTTTCGCCCGCCTGAACATCCGCCACGGCCCAAATACCGAGCAGATTGTCCGCGAACTGCCATTGCAGGAAGAAGAAATCCGTGTGGAATTTGACCTCGCCTATTCCAACCTCAATGAAAAGCGGGTCGAAAAAATGTGGATCGACTTGATCTTTGAGGGCCCCGAAATGAATCAGGTCATCCTACGTGACCTGACATTCAGCCGCCGCCCCCGCGCGGAATTCTGA